The segment AAAAtgaaagtcttgaaagttTATTAACCGTTAACAATGTTGGGAGGCACGACGATCGAAATAGAAGATCATCGGCTTCATCCGCAGGCAGCTTTATGGCCCAAATTGACGAAAATTCTCAGTTTAGAAAGAGCTCTTGGCTCTTTGGCCATTCTAGTACCAACAGCAGAGCTATGCGGCAGGCATCTGTGGACAGTGTGAGATCCAATACCTCCCAGGAGCTTTCAAGGCCGAAAGTTTTGAAAAACGGTCTCAACTTGAATGCTGTGAGCGGTGATGCAGAAAGCTTCCATAGCAAATGAGATGCACATCTTATGAATTGTTCGATACTATCAGCGTGCCGAGCTTTGAACCTATAAAGATCATGATTAGTATCATGCACCATTTTAGCGCTAGCTGCGTTACGCTAATAATCATTAGAAAAGGTATTTCAGAACGAAATACTTTCAGTGTTTTAGGCATGCAAAAGCTTAGCATTGCAAGAACCCAAAACCATCGGTTTCTAATGAGGTGCAGAAAAATCATCGAGCTGTGCTGGAAAGCCTTAAATATGAGCTCGAAGACCTTTTGGATGTGAGCGAACAAGCCATGAAGCTTCGCAATTCTATTATCGAGGTCTATTACTTTTTCCATTGTATTGTTCAAGTTTTGCGAGATTGCTTCAAAGCTACTCGCCACTCTGTTATTCCAGTTCGTCACATCTTCACTAATTAACTCGGCAGTTTCTTGCCAGTCAAACAAAATCTGCTCCTTCAGGGCATGCAGTGGCGAAAGGACACTGTTGGCGATCGACGGGATTATGGTGTCTTTTATCATATCGTCGTAGTCATTCAgtgcttcaaaagctcgAGCGTGTGACTTCGCCAgatcagaagaaatggtTATAATATCATCTCTGGCTAAGACCAAGAAATCTTCCCATTGCTTACCCATGCGATTGTGATTTTCAATCTGCGCATCGTATATCTTCTCAACGATTTCGTCCACTTCCGTCCACTTTTCTAAAGCCGCCCGATTTTTATCGTTGATCTCATTTGTAATGTCCATTCTGCTAAGCTCGGTTGCTATTTTATCGGTAGTGATTAGGATATCCCCAAGACTCTCGATAAGCTGCGAATCTTTTTTTTTAAGCTCCTCTAAGAATGCAACTGAGTCCCTAGTAATCAATTCCTTCATCCTATCTTTGTGGGCAATGAATTCGGTTTCtatatcttcttcattggaTTTTGCCCTTTGGCTGAAATCATCCATGTATTCTTGAAACATGTTGGCCATATTTTCCAAATGTCTTCTGGAGGCTGACTCGGTATTGCTGATTATTTCCTGAACCTGAGCTCTTAATGCATCGCTGATGTCGCTATACATCCTGGTTACATTCAAAAATAGGTCTAATATTTGCTGTTTCTCGTAAGGGAGTGAATTCTCAAAGCATATGCTGGATAATCTCTGATAGTTTCCACTGTAGGTCGTCCACCACTGAGCCGAGGACTCCAGCCGTATCATGCAGTCCATCATGGAGTCTATATCCCACGAATCACAACTGTTAGGTATATGTTCCAATCCGGATGCTTTGAACTCACAAATCGACAGCTTAACAGCGGCCTCAACACGTAGTGCTGAATCGACGAATTCCATACCTTTTTCCAAGCATATTGGCAAAAAGGACTTCAAAGCTTCAGTGACGCAATGCGATTTGAGGAACGGGAACTTATCCTCCAAGTACTCCTTAGCTAATACCTTGTCAGTGGTGTTTATCGCACTGAACCGTTGTTGGAGCTGGCTGGAGATATCTAGACTGTAACTCTCGCCTAAGGGCAGGCCAATCACTAAAAACCATAGCATGGAGCAGATCGTCATCGATATATCATAAGCACTGAATATGTGAACACTCTTGAGCATTCTTTAGGTCTTTATGAGTTTTGAATATATTTAGACTTGTATGTTTCATAAGTGTGACATGTCGCCAGACAAACACGCTACGCAACTAACATTATGAGCTAGCTCACGAATAGGCGAGCTGCTATATAGTTTTCTTAGACTGCTTTTGCGCTGTAACCTTCTCGGattctcgaagaactgaGTTTAGTTCAGTATCTGCCGTGAATTTATCCCAAACAGATGCTGGGACGTCAGAGAGTAAGTCATTGCTTAAACCATGCACCAAGATTTTCCTTATGACATCTAGCTCCAAATTTTCTGTCTGAGCCAGCTCCGCTTTAAGGACTGTAACCAGTATCAGTTTCGTTTTCATTTGCGAAATCAGTTGCAGCTTGGCCTTTAGAGGCAGGCTAAAGTAGAAAGGAAGCATGCAGCTTGTGAAAAGATCCACTTTGAACAAGTCACAGCCCTCAATTGAGGAAGGGATATTCTTGAGTTGCTTTTTTTCGAGTTTGGAAAGAAtcgtcttgaagaaatcacTGGAAATTGCAATAATGTCCTTCTTCATGATGGTCGCCATCATCACATAGTTTTTTAAGTCTGCAAAGGAAAGCAGAAAAGCCTTTGAATATTTGTCGGGTAGTTTGTCGCCGTAAAATGCTGACGCCATTCGGTAAAGAGAACAGAGATTGGCGGATCTCATTGATGGGCCGTTCTTTATATGAGTAATCTTGTGTATGAACGGAATTAGGTTGACATCCAGTATCTCTTTCGCGTTCTCACAGTTTTTTATCATAGTAAGTAGACTTGTCACCTCAGACATATGCCTGCAAAGGGGTATCAAATAAGTGAAAGTCAACGGGTTGCGAGCCCGCTCAACGGCTGGTCGAAAATCAGAAACTAATGCAAAGGCCCTCAAATAACCCTTGGGAGTTTTATCTAGGTTCAGCTGATCATTGATGGCTTTGAGATAATTGACTATCGTTGATTCAGCTGGAAGGAACTTCCTAGCAATCAGGCCGCTTATGATCCTTTTACTTTCGTTCAGGTTCCCGATTTTGATGTAATATTCTAAAATTTCTTCACATACCAGAGGCTGAAAGTGTGTTGTGCAATTTTGTACATGAAATCTCTTATTTATGGCATCAAGCAGGCCATCAAAAGAGGTCACTAGTTTCTCAGTAATTGGTAACTTGTTCCTCTCGAGAGAGACGAGAAGATGGAGTACGAGCTCCTCGATGACTTTAAGTTGATCAATATCCGTGGCCAAGTGCAGCTTTATTGATTCAATAATCGTCAAAATTTTGTCGGTGGAATTGACGTGATGCTGAAGCAAGTACAAATAGATATCTTCGCTGAAGACCCCCAAGTCTCTATCGCTGATAAATTGTTCAACTATAGCATTCAGGGTGGCCGGATTGATTTGCTGGCTTTTCTCAACTGCAAAGAGCTCCTTTAAAGTGGATATCAAAGGATGCTTCATCCTACTTAACTTGCTGGGTTTCAGCAGTAAGCCCGTCATTTGCTGATTTAGGACTCTGTAATCCAGCTCAGAGGAAGAGCCCGCAAAGGCTGAGAAATCTTCTAGCCAGTTTGCAACTCCGCGCACACATTTAAATCTCAACGAGCTCATTTCCAGGTGATACGAGCCGGCCGGTTTTTCATTCAGTAAGGAAGGCATGATCTGTTTTCCATCCAGCAATGCTGGCAAAGTTTCTGTAGAACACGCAATTATCTCTTCTGTAGTGCTAGGGGTGTAAAACGGGTGAACAATATGCGATGGGGACGGTACTGATAAAGGAAGGCCTTGTTTTGGGCCAATTCTGTGTTTGAGTGGATTTCGCGGTACACCACGTACATTGCAAGTAGAATAGATCCTGCACGGCTTCATTTCGGCCGTTCAGTTGGGATGGTTTCTTTGACAATTGGTGATGAAAGATCCAGATGTTACCGAACTTGACGCTTCTAGCGTTGGTACATGTAAAGGCTCCGTCAAAAGCGACAACGCATCGCTTAGTTATGAGAGACCAGGTTCGAGCACTGAGGATTCATGGACCGTAATTGAGCCTGTCTTTATCGGTGCAATCTGTGCTGTGGCATATGTTTCCACTGATGAAGCCCTCTCTTTTGCTTGCAGAGTTTCGTAGTTTTTTATGGACACGGAACGTCTCAGAGTCCACAGCAACGAACAGCAAATGGCCAAGCTGATCGTGGCAGCCAACATGAGCCATCCTGGCCAGTTCAAATGCGAAATGAAAATGAGAATATCGACCAGAAAGCACAGCAAACTGAACAAAACGGTCGGCAGCGAGAAAAGCGCCACAACCAACAGATATCCAGAGGAGGATCGTAGTGAGGGGGATAATAGCAGCAATATCATAACCCACAATATCGACGTGAACGCCAACGATAGTGGGTGAACCACTAGCAATTTTGTCACTGGGTATTTCACCATGGATGGGAGAAAGGTTTTCCGTCCCGACATATCAACGCTCAAGTCTGTGTATCCGATTCCCGCAGGTGTGCATACCGTTCCATTGAGATCTACATTAGTGTTGCACCAGCCAAACACGCCATACGCGGAATCAAGAAAGTTCGATAGCGCCAAGCTCTTAGTGATCGGCACAGAGATCACCGgcagcaattggaaaacCAATGATACCGTAGTCAACACTACCACAGTGATGATCACCCGCATCTTCACATTGTACCGCTGTGTTATCCTCActatcttgatcaaaccAGGCTGATGAGCCTTAGTTAAGGTACTAAAGTCTAAAGTCTCTAGTTTGCTCGTACATGATGACTGAAAAATTAGAGCTAAAGcgcgatgagatgagatgagatgaaaGCACTCAGAGCAAGCGGTTCAAGATCTGGGTGATCTAGTCGAGCAATTGTTCCCTTATCCATTATGCAGACTTCTGCGGACTCAGTTTTGCCCAAAAATCAAAAGAGAGGACGGAAGGTGCATCCATTCCAGAGATCTCAGAGCAAAGTAGTGCAGTTTGTGGAAAACAAGcaagatgacgaagatgagcttgaaaatcAGACATTGAGTAGAAAtgagctcaagaaaaagGCCAACGATCTACTTCGGGTCAGGCAGACCTTTCCTGTGTACCAGAACAAGGAGGAGATCATGAAATACATTCGGAAGAATCAAGTTGCGATCCTTATCGGTGAGACAGGTTCCGGTAAATCGACTCAGATTCCGCAATTTGTGCTTGACGATCTTTACGCGGGTCGATTCAAGGGTGCCATAGCGGTCACCCAGCCGAGACGAGTCGCTGCGATAAATTTGGCCACACGAGTAGCTCAAGAGTATGGCTGCAACGTAGGAGAGCAGGTCGGTTATTCTGTGAGATTTGACAACGCTACGAGCTCGAAAACTCGTCTCAAGTATCTGACTGATGGTATGCTCTTGAGGGAGTCGATGATGCACCGTGATCTGAAGGAGTACAGTGTGGTAGTTATCGATGAAGCACACGAGAGAACAGTTCTAACGGATTTGATCCTTGGGTTCCTGAAGTCTTTGATAGATGGTCCTAGAcctgatttgaagataaTCGTCATGTCAGCAACACTGCAGGCAGAGAGATTCAGCTCATTTTTCCACAACGCACCCATCCTCTTCGTTGAAGGACGTAAGTTCAGCGTTGATCAGTACTATTTAGGACAGCCATGTGAGGACGTAGTCGATAGCATGGTGCGTTGTTGCTGCCAGATCAACCAAGGCGAGCAGATGGGAGATATCCTGTGCTTTCTGCCCGGTcaggaagagatcgatAAGGCCGTGGCCATCATGAATAAGATTTCACCGTGTATTAGTGAGACCACTGCTGTTCCGCTAATGGTAGCGCTGCCGCTTTATGCAGCGCTACCGCCAGCGCAGCAGGCGCTGGTCTTCAGGCCTGTGAAGGGTTTCAAGAGGAAAGTCGTTTTCAGTACCAACATCGCAGAAACATCAGTGACTATCAGCGGGGTCAAGTTCGTGATAGACTCCGGTCTCCGCAAAGTGAAGGTGTGGCGGCACCAGCTTGGGCTAGCCACCCTGCTCACCGTCCCGATCTCGAGGGCAAGTGCGATGCAAAGAACAGGTCGAGCGGGCAGAGAAAGCGAGGGAAAGTGTTTCCGACTGTACCGTGAAGCCGACTACAACCAACTGCCCTTGCAAACAGAGCCTGAGATTGCTCGAAGCGACGTCACATCACCTGTTCTGATGTTGAAGCGGTACGACATCGACGACGTCGTCAACTGGACATGGTTCGAAAACCCGGGCAAGGACGCTCTTGTGCTGGCGCTCCAACAGCTCTACGAATTACAGGCGCTGGACGAGGCGGGCAAGATCACCTCCCGAGGCAAGCAAATGGCGCTACTACCGCTGCCCCCTCAGATGAGCAGCGTGCTAATCCACGCCCATGAGATCAAGTGTCTGTCGCCTGCGATCGACATCGTCGCCTGTCTCAGCGTCGACAACTTCCTACTCAACCCTCCTCCAGAGCTACGAGACGAAGTGAATGAGCGGAGACTCGCACTATGCAGCGCCGGCAAGAGACACGGCGACCTcataatgatgaaagagcttttcgATTTCGCCTCCCAGATCCACACTCCGCAAGAGCGCGTAGAATGGTGCAAACAGCTGTGCGTATCGCACCGCGccttcaagaacatcgCTAAAATAAAGGAACAACTTAGAACATACTGCAAACATCTATTTAACGACGATGTGACACAACAAGAGGAGAACGAACTAGCCCTAGACACAAACACGAACATCGCCCGGATCGTCAAATGTTTCCTAACCGgttttgccaagaacacCGCCATTAGAATGCCAGACAGATCCTATCGAACAGTGCTAACCGGCGAACCCATCAGCATACACCCATCGTCTCTTCTGTTCCTCAACTCTCACTGTCCCGCCATAATGTACACAGAGTACCTATTCACCACTAAGGGATACGCGCGCAACGTGACGCGTCTCGAGCTCGCCTGGCTGCAGGAGATTGCCGGTCTCGGCGCCGTTGCCAAGCAGACCGTCGCGTCACACGAGCAAAGTGTCTAAAAATGGCCCAAAATACAAAGTGGGACAAGTGGCCTTATGATATCATCGGGGTTTTCTGCATTATAGGCCCCACTTGTCCGAGAGGCAGTTTCCCAAACGGGCGATGGAGGCCCCGCGGCACAGAGAACTCCGCAGGGTCCCCCGGCCGCCCGGTGTAATGCCAAGCGTTTTGCGTCATGACGCCGCTCGAACCTTTTTGCCTTAGACGCAAATGCAGCCGCTCGTCTAATTGAGTCCGGTGTTTGGTCAACGAGAGCTTCTCACCGGGTAGTCTATGCCAACAAGGTAGACCAGCATAATGGTTTCCAGGACAGGGACCTGCCGTATTGCCGGGCaatgaaaagttttcatGGTGACAGCAGGGAGCAATGGTTATTTCTCAGCAACGTCGGGTATATATATGTGAAGATGTGGATGTGAGAGATCGAGATATGAGATCTTCccagttctttgagcagTAGTCAAGATCTGCAATTTTCAGGACATGGGGTTAAGATTAAGCAAAAAATTCTCGCCAAAAGGCGGGTTTATGAGTAGAACGGCTCATTTCGGTCTGACGGGTAAGAAGTTGCGTTATGTCATCACCACGACGGCGATGACTGGTTTTTCGCTTTTTGGCTACGATCAAGGTCTGATGGCTAGTCTGATCACAGGTGACCAGTTCAATTACGAGTTTCCAGCAACTAAGAACAATGGAGAGGGCGACACACATACCAGTACAGTTCAGGGTGCTGTTACTTCGTGTTACGAGTTGGGTTGTTTTTTTGGATCTCTGTTTGTTATGTTTTGTGGTGAAAGGCTCGGGAGGAAGCCTTTGATTGTGTTGGGTTCTTTGATCACTATCGTTGGGGCTGCCATTTCTACATGTGCGTTTCGTGAGCACTGGGCGTTGGGCCAGTTTGTGATCGGTAGAGTTATTACCGGCGTTGGTACTGGTCTCAACACCTCGACGATCCCCGTCTGGCAGTCCGAGATGTCCGATCCAAGCATTAGAGGTCTGTTGGTTAACCTGGAGGGCTCCACGATCGCTCTTGGTACCATGCTTGCGTACTGGATCAATTTTGGGTTCTCTTACATCGACAGCTCTGTGCAGTGGAGATTCCCGGTGTCGTTGCAAATTCTCTTTGCATTAGTTCTTTTGGCGCTCATCGTCAATCTGCCAGAATCGCCACGTTGGCTGATTGCTCAAAGCAGAACCGAAGAGGCTCGTTACTTACTCGGACAACTCGATGAGGTTGATCCAAACGATGATCAGGTCATCGCCGAAGTCGCTATGATCCACGATACCGTCATGAGGTCAAAGAGTGAGAAGAACTCGATGTCTAACCTGTTCGCTCGTGGCAAGTCTCAAAACAGGCAAAGAGCTCTTGTTGCCGCCTCTACtcagtttttccagcagTTCACCGGTTGCAACGCTGCTATCTACTATTCCACCGTgcttttcgaaaagacaATACTTCTGAGTCCCAGACTCTCCATGATTCTCGGTGGTGTTTTCTCTACTGTCTATGCGTTGTCCACAATTCCATCGTTCTTTCTAATTGAACGTTTCGGTAGACGTAACTTGTTCCTAATGGGAGCAGCTGGTCAAGCCGTTTCCTTTACCATCACCTTTGCCTGTTTGATCCACAGCACCAAGGAAAACGCTAAAGGTGCCGCTGTCGGTTTGTTCCTgttcatcgtcttctttgGTAGTTCTATTCTGTCCTTGCCATGGATTTATCCGCCTGAAATCGCCTCTATGAAGGTCCGTGCTTCAACTAACGCGTTCTCCACATGCACCAACTGGATATGTAACTTCGCCGTGGTCATGTTCACGCCTATCTTCATCCACAGGTCCGGTTGGGGTTGCTACCTATTCTTTGCGGTTATGAACTACTTATACATCCCGGtaatcttcttcttctaCCCAGAAACTGCCGGTAGAagcttggaagagatcgacATCATTTATGCCAAGTCCCACGAAGAAGGTACTCAGGCCTGGAGAGTCGCTGCTAACTTACCCAAGTTGTCGTTgcaagaaatcgaagatcACGCAAACGCACTCGGTTTGTACGAAGATGAcctggagaaggaagagtTTATCGAAGATAAGGCAGACGACAATCGTGGAGCTCACGGCTATGCCCTGTTCGCCAGAAACACACAAAACAACGCCGAAgactcttcttctgcatctGAGAAAGACCCTCGTACCGCCTCTCAAGGTGATATCTGAATCAATTACTATAAATTGCACAGCTTTAATATAATCAtagtttttcaactttAATAGTCATAGGTATGCAGATACCATAGTAATCAGCGTTCTCAAAAATTACAAGTTTAAGATCTTTCATTCAAACCAGACTTAACTATAACGATCAAAGATCTCTCATATCACATCTGCTCCACATCATGAAGGTTAGTTCAGCGTTGCTGCAGCAAGGATCAAAAATGATCGACAAGTATGCTTTGTATGTGCCCAAGTCTGGTGTCTTCCCAAAGGGCTTCAAGGTCGCCTCTGCTGCCACTGGCGTCAAGAAAAACGGCAATCTTGATCTGGGGATTATCGTGAATACCAACAAGTCACATCAGTcgtctgctgctgctgtttttACTACAAACAAATTCAAGGCAGCTCCGGTTTTGGTCTCAAGAACAGTGCTTGAGGAAACGTCTGGAAAGAACGTGAACGCAATTGTTGTCAATTCTGGTTGTGCAAACTCTGTCACTGGTGATGTGGGTATGGCCGATGCAAAGGAAATGGTCGGCCTAGTTAATAGTAAACTCCAACTGGAAAACTCTACTTTGGTGATGTCGACCGGTGTGATCGGTCAAAGATTACAGATGGACAAGATCTCGCAAGGTATCGACAAGATTTTCAATGAGAACAGATTTGGTTCTGACTTCTCCTCGTGGCTGGACATTGCCAAATCAATCTGCACCACTGACACATTCCCAAAgatgatttcttctgagTTCGCTTTGCCCAATGGCGCTAGATACACTTTAACAGGTATGGCCAAGGGTGCCGGTATGATTTGTCCTAACATGGCTACTCTTCTGGGTTTTATTGTGACTGATCTGCCCATTGAAAGCCATGCGTTGCAAAAAATGCTGCGCTTCTCAACCGAGCGCTCTTTCAACTGTATCTCAGTTGATGGAGATATGAGTACAAATGATACGATCTGCATGATTGCTAACGGTGCTGTTGATACTCCCGAGATTACCGAATCCAGCCCTTATTACGAGCAGGTTAAAGAGCAGGTTACAGAATTCGGTAAAAGATTGGCTCATTTAGTTGTTCGTGATGGTGAAGGAGCCACCAAGTTCGTCACCGTTAATGTCAAAAATTCCCTTACCTTTGCGGATGCTAAGATTATTGCTGAATCTATTTCGAACTCTTCGCTTGTCAAGACTGCGCTCTACGGTAAGGACGCCAACTGGGGAAGAATTCTATGTGCAATCGGTTATGCCAAGTTGGAAAATTTGAGCTCTCTGGATgtggagaagatcaacgTCAGTTTCATTGCAACAGACAATTCCGAACCACGGGAACTCAAGCTTGTGGTCAATGGTGTGCCCCAGTTGGAGATCGACGAAGAGAGAGCTTCCGAGATTCTGGCACTGACCGATCTGGAAGTTCTAGTCGATCTTGGAACcggcaaagaagaagctcagtTCTGGACATGCGATTTGTCTCATGAGTATGTCACAATCAATGGTGATTACAGATCATGAGGgacagaagaagaatgagaTAGACAATGATATTTAATtattctttttttttcttgcttctcgataagaagaaaataataTATTACACTATAAGCTTTACTGTAATCTAAACATGACTTGGTGGTGGAAGTTCAACTTGTTCGTTCAAGTAAGTGACAAGATTTTGGGGATCTAATAAGGCAGCTTTGAAGTATTGGCGTTTGGGGATAATGGCAAGTAAGTCAATGATCTCGTTGGGCACTGCGGGCCCtctcttcattttcttaTGAGACTGACCGTTTGCTTGGCTTCCCCGACTTCTCTTCAATGAGGAGCTCAACATATCGTCTGTTTCCGAGTACTTATCATCGTTCATATAGGTCAACTCTAACTGCTTAATCAAGTTCTCATCTTGGACCCTATAGCGATCGGCAAAAACCTCGATCAGGTTTTCATGAGGAAATCTCTCgaagaatctcttttcTAGAGAATAGACATTGTTTAAAGTACCGAACTTGGATTCGTAGCTTATCATTTTCTTGTATATCGACCTCAAACCTTCAAGATCCTTTAACTTCTCGACAGATGTCTCGAAAAGAGTTTTGATTTGGGAGTCCTTGTTGATTACAATCAAAAAATCCATATACTTGTTAATGTAGGCGGCGTCTTCCTGAAAATATTTTAGACCGAGTTCTAACACCTTGCAGGCAGTCTTATAGTCATTTTGGTTCTGAAATTCCAGATATGCATTCTCAATGTAAATGTCGTGGGTTAGATTGTTCTTCAGTTTACGACATTTACCAAAAACTGATCGAGCAGCTGATAGCCCCGATAGTCGCTTCATTGTGTTCATATATATACAGTTGACGAATGTCatctttttcttctgcttgtaAATCCTGAATTCATTCTCACTAGCCAACATCAAATGATATTCACGCAGTAAACTTTGTGTACAATCCTCGAAACATTTCTGAACCAAATCGTATTTGTTATCCAGCTCGTAGCATTCGGCAAGCTTGAAAGTGAGAGATGGGGAAGTTGGGTTCGCACGTACAGCAGTGCTTAGAATTTGGCAGCGTTCTGTGGCATCGGATATGAACATAGCGTAATCATACCACATTTCAGCCGCAAAGAGCATATGCTGTATGCCTTGCTTGTACACATATAAAATTCTAGACTGCAACATTTCGTTTTCCAGCCCCAATTTGTTCTCTTTCTCCCATTCGATCCATCTGAGCCAAATTCTGAGCTGATTTGGGTCTAGCTCCTCATCAATCGACGGAATCGTATTCTTATTAGCGGTCGACAGGCTCGATGGAGGAGACCGCCTCAAGCCTCTTGTCAGTTGAGACCATTCTTGATACAAAGACCGAGCCTTCATATAATCTGGCGACAGCTCGCCAATGAATTTTCTAGCCGTCAATGAATTGACTTCCTGTTCCCATTGTGTGTATCTGTTCCAATTTTTCTCGATGCTTTCGAAAGGCACACACAACATCCTCTTGTAAAGCCGTCTTATCATGTCGATACGTTGTTGGTCTTCCCACTTGTTGACAGGCTTCCATTGCTCCAAAAACCCCAGATACTCGCTCCAGAAGGACGAAGAACGTGGTTCAAACACTGCGCATTTTTCCATCACTAATTGAAACGCCTTCATCACAACCGCACGGGCCTCCTGGCCACCAGTAATCAAATTATTCGTTCGACGGACATAATCCAGATACGTTGACCACAATTGTAAATCGTTGTTCGCTTTCTCGCCAGAGAGACATTCGGCCAGCAGCCTCTCAACCACCTTAAACTCATCTCGTTGTAATTCGCCCTTCAACTGCAGCGTCCATAGGGGTGAATAGAATGGGAATTTATTATGTAG is part of the Torulaspora globosa chromosome 7, complete sequence genome and harbors:
- the KAR5 gene encoding Kar5p (ancestral locus Anc_2.632) → MLKSVHIFSAYDISMTICSMLWFLVIGLPLGESYSLDISSQLQQRFSAINTTDKVLAKEYLEDKFPFLKSHCVTEALKSFLPICLEKGMEFVDSALRVEAAVKLSICEFKASGLEHIPNSCDSWDIDSMMDCMIRLESSAQWWTTYSGNYQRLSSICFENSLPYEKQQILDLFLNVTRMYSDISDALRAQVQEIISNTESASRRHLENMANMFQEYMDDFSQRAKSNEEDIETEFIAHKDRMKELITRDSVAFLEELKKKDSQLIESLGDILITTDKIATELSRMDITNEINDKNRAALEKWTEVDEIVEKIYDAQIENHNRMGKQWEDFLVLARDDIITISSDLAKSHARAFEALNDYDDMIKDTIIPSIANSVLSPLHALKEQILFDWQETAELISEDVTNWNNRVASSFEAISQNLNNTMEKVIDLDNRIAKLHGLFAHIQKVFELIFKAFQHSSMIFLHLIRNRWFWVLAMLSFCMPKTLKVFRSEIPFLMIISVTQLALKWCMILIMIFIGSKLGTLIVSNNS
- the AEP1 gene encoding Aep1p (ancestral locus Anc_2.631); protein product: MKPCRIYSTCNVRGVPRNPLKHRIGPKQGLPLSVPSPSHIVHPFYTPSTTEEIIACSTETLPALLDGKQIMPSLLNEKPAGSYHLEMSSLRFKCVRGVANWLEDFSAFAGSSSELDYRVLNQQMTGLLLKPSKLSRMKHPLISTLKELFAVEKSQQINPATLNAIVEQFISDRDLGVFSEDIYLYLLQHHVNSTDKILTIIESIKLHLATDIDQLKVIEELVLHLLVSLERNKLPITEKLVTSFDGLLDAINKRFHVQNCTTHFQPLVCEEILEYYIKIGNLNESKRIISGLIARKFLPAESTIVNYLKAINDQLNLDKTPKGYLRAFALVSDFRPAVERARNPLTFTYLIPLCRHMSEVTSLLTMIKNCENAKEILDVNLIPFIHKITHIKNGPSMRSANLCSLYRMASAFYGDKLPDKYSKAFLLSFADLKNYVMMATIMKKDIIAISSDFFKTILSKLEKKQLKNIPSSIEGCDLFKVDLFTSCMLPFYFSLPLKAKLQLISQMKTKLILVTVLKAELAQTENLELDVIRKILVHGLSNDLLSDVPASVWDKFTADTELNSVLRESEKVTAQKQSKKTI
- the RIM9 gene encoding Rim9p (ancestral locus Anc_2.630); translated protein: MRVIITVVVLTTVSLVFQLLPVISVPITKSLALSNFLDSAYGVFGWCNTNVDLNGTVCTPAGIGYTDLSVDMSGRKTFLPSMVKYPVTKLLVVHPLSLAFTSILWVMILLLLSPSLRSSSGYLLVVALFSLPTVLFSLLCFLVDILIFISHLNWPGWLMLAATISLAICCSLLWTLRRSVSIKNYETLQAKERASSVETYATAQIAPIKTGSITVHESSVLEPGLS
- the DHR2 gene encoding RNA helicase (ancestral locus Anc_2.629); this translates as MQTSADSVLPKNQKRGRKVHPFQRSQSKVVQFVENKQDDEDELENQTLSRNELKKKANDLLRVRQTFPVYQNKEEIMKYIRKNQVAILIGETGSGKSTQIPQFVLDDLYAGRFKGAIAVTQPRRVAAINLATRVAQEYGCNVGEQVGYSVRFDNATSSKTRLKYLTDGMLLRESMMHRDLKEYSVVVIDEAHERTVLTDLILGFLKSLIDGPRPDLKIIVMSATLQAERFSSFFHNAPILFVEGRKFSVDQYYLGQPCEDVVDSMVRCCCQINQGEQMGDILCFLPGQEEIDKAVAIMNKISPCISETTAVPLMVALPLYAALPPAQQALVFRPVKGFKRKVVFSTNIAETSVTISGVKFVIDSGLRKVKVWRHQLGLATLLTVPISRASAMQRTGRAGRESEGKCFRLYREADYNQLPLQTEPEIARSDVTSPVLMLKRYDIDDVVNWTWFENPGKDALVLALQQLYELQALDEAGKITSRGKQMALLPLPPQMSSVLIHAHEIKCLSPAIDIVACLSVDNFLLNPPPELRDEVNERRLALCSAGKRHGDLIMMKELFDFASQIHTPQERVEWCKQLCVSHRAFKNIAKIKEQLRTYCKHLFNDDVTQQEENELALDTNTNIARIVKCFLTGFAKNTAIRMPDRSYRTVLTGEPISIHPSSLLFLNSHCPAIMYTEYLFTTKGYARNVTRLELAWLQEIAGLGAVAKQTVASHEQSV
- the STL1 gene encoding glucose-inactivated glycerol proton symporter STL1 (similar to Saccharomyces cerevisiae STL1 (YDR536W)) — translated: MGLRLSKKFSPKGGFMSRTAHFGLTGKKLRYVITTTAMTGFSLFGYDQGLMASLITGDQFNYEFPATKNNGEGDTHTSTVQGAVTSCYELGCFFGSLFVMFCGERLGRKPLIVLGSLITIVGAAISTCAFREHWALGQFVIGRVITGVGTGLNTSTIPVWQSEMSDPSIRGLLVNLEGSTIALGTMLAYWINFGFSYIDSSVQWRFPVSLQILFALVLLALIVNLPESPRWLIAQSRTEEARYLLGQLDEVDPNDDQVIAEVAMIHDTVMRSKSEKNSMSNLFARGKSQNRQRALVAASTQFFQQFTGCNAAIYYSTVLFEKTILLSPRLSMILGGVFSTVYALSTIPSFFLIERFGRRNLFLMGAAGQAVSFTITFACLIHSTKENAKGAAVGLFLFIVFFGSSILSLPWIYPPEIASMKVRASTNAFSTCTNWICNFAVVMFTPIFIHRSGWGCYLFFAVMNYLYIPVIFFFYPETAGRSLEEIDIIYAKSHEEGTQAWRVAANLPKLSLQEIEDHANALGLYEDDLEKEEFIEDKADDNRGAHGYALFARNTQNNAEDSSSASEKDPRTASQGDI
- the ARG7 gene encoding glutamate N-acetyltransferase (ancestral locus Anc_2.628) is translated as MKVSSALLQQGSKMIDKYALYVPKSGVFPKGFKVASAATGVKKNGNLDLGIIVNTNKSHQSSAAAVFTTNKFKAAPVLVSRTVLEETSGKNVNAIVVNSGCANSVTGDVGMADAKEMVGLVNSKLQLENSTLVMSTGVIGQRLQMDKISQGIDKIFNENRFGSDFSSWLDIAKSICTTDTFPKMISSEFALPNGARYTLTGMAKGAGMICPNMATLLGFIVTDLPIESHALQKMLRFSTERSFNCISVDGDMSTNDTICMIANGAVDTPEITESSPYYEQVKEQVTEFGKRLAHLVVRDGEGATKFVTVNVKNSLTFADAKIIAESISNSSLVKTALYGKDANWGRILCAIGYAKLENLSSLDVEKINVSFIATDNSEPRELKLVVNGVPQLEIDEERASEILALTDLEVLVDLGTGKEEAQFWTCDLSHEYVTINGDYRS